A window of the Juglans microcarpa x Juglans regia isolate MS1-56 chromosome 5D, Jm3101_v1.0, whole genome shotgun sequence genome harbors these coding sequences:
- the LOC121265118 gene encoding S-formylglutathione hydrolase, giving the protein METKPTEISSSKMFGGYNKRYKHFSPTLGCSMTFHIYFPPSPSPSHKFPVLYWLSGLTCTDENFIIKSGAQRAASSEGVVLIAPDTSPRGLNVEGEADSWDFGVGAGFYLNATQEKWKNWRMYDYIVKELPTLLSECFPELDTSRASISGHSMGGHGALTIYLKNLDKYKSVSAFSPIVNPTNCAWGQKAFTNYLGGNKADWEEYDATCLISKFHDVPATILIDQGEDDKFLHDQLLPHKFEEACRIANVPLLLRLQPGYDHSYNFIATFIDDHIRHHAQALNLSRI; this is encoded by the exons ATGGAGACCAAACCAACAGAGATCAGTAGCTCAAAGATGTTCGGAGGGTACAACAAGAGGTACAAGCATTTCAGTCCCACACTGGGCTGTTCCATGACCTTCCACATCTActttcctccttctccttccccttCCCACAAATTCCCC GTACTTTACTGGCTCTCTGGCCTTACCTGCACAGATGAGAACTTTATAATCAAGTCAGGAGCTCAACGTGCTGCTTCGAGTGAGGGTGTTGTTTTGATTGCCCCTGATACATCTCCAA GAGGCCTGAATGTGGAAGGAGAGGCAGACAGCTGGGATTTTGGTGTAG GTGCTGGTTTTTATCTGAATGCTACACAAGAGAAGTGGAAGAACTGGCGTATGTATGACTATATTGTCAAGGAATTGCCAACACTTCTCAGTGAATGTTTCCCAGAGCTCGATACTTCACGGGCATCTATATCAGGTCATTCGATGGGTGGGCATGGTGCCCTAACAATCTACCTTAAAAACTTGGACAAGTATAAG TCAGTATCTGCTTTTTCACCCATTGTGAATCCTACAAACTGTGCCTGGGGCCAGAAGGCTTTCACAAATTATCTAGGTGGAAACAAAGCTGATTGGGAG GAATATGATGCAACTTGCCTGATTTCCAAGTTTCATGATGTACCTGCCACCATTCTGATTGATCAG GGGGAGGATGACAAATTTTTGCACGATCAGTTGCTGCCTCACAAGTTTGAAGAGGCATGCAGGATTGCTAATGTTCCACTCCTTCTGAGGTTGCAACCTGGTTATGATCACTCTTACAATTTTATTGCCACCTTCATTGATGATCATATCCGCCACCATGCTCAAGCTCTTAACCTTTCAAGAATCTAG
- the LOC121265084 gene encoding uncharacterized protein LOC121265084, with the protein MAFDPGDSSHNQVAHESSYSMLTAWQCDFYAGYGYDVIEEDALNEKSCIQVLRMLKTRADTEIDELEQDLVLLQSELACAEHEEWSELCCNALREKINCLDISLRSLRNTDESDTEVQLLMHVEPAERVHEIVRALLRNYFPENNEQVVCYFHAEQPLHAIALDSSSNVTEHAAYLLDENEMFSIIDSNISVEETKESSIAETCTGSNLSLKLQEKKTNDPEIIKPENTKAKDSNVDSLRLAAGHHNGKQMLEKNDVRSSQKGEAKEHSSTPNNTASQDLFLKPERKRKYNPEMIKPADTKMKNSCKDALPLVIGQSNKKILGDSDLKTTSEEIEEHNSTQTVRDFILGSSSKLEGNRTDHGKEVKRAKTIGKGSSSDAIRNAAGCSPGKFELNVGGNLEVREDNSNAMHKIKILNSSSNPESKGGNLPKTAKTANAIGKSSSTEALRLATGLNRRKKGFGSESGAFRQAESAKSDLQLKLSEFAVKIARRECIKGLKNAPTDKIESPDSSLRTECERKTPQGVTVQEAGFIKTGDPSTSLLDLKDQRGQETTKLQLMERNSLEGDVPKAEAASDGKKSIFNLSLKLPKQKEKRKIGSDTPQVQERAFPAIGVLSNSPIARFKSKQKFGVSTSDHSLNVEAAKRIGRRGQYKAKENSVAPVDCKSSVLVSQRNGKRTSRLPITVKIKDSTHVNMDLLNLPDNATDNGSKENLQIIKPYSDDSHTKALVPLPYKVQNLKDLTLIDLRAIAKENKLTKYHKLRKHVLLELLADRLGCC; encoded by the exons ATGGCTTTTGATCCAGGGGACTCGTCCCATAATCAAG TCGCACATGAAAGCAGTTACAGTATGCTAACTGCATGGCAGTGTGACTTTTACGCTGGTTATGGTTATG ATGTGATAGAAGAAGATGCTTTGAATGAGAAATCTTGTATTCAAGTGCTAAGGATGTTGAAAACAAGGGCAGACACTGAAATTGATGAACTTGAGCAAGATCTTGTATTACTTCAAAGTGAACTAGCCTGTGCTGAGCACGAAGAATGGTCTGAATTATGTTGTAATGCTTTGAGAGAAAAGATTAATTGCCTTGATATTTCATTACGGAGTTTGAGGAATACTGATGAGAGTGATACTGAGGTTCAGTTGCTAATGCATGTAGAACCCGCTGAAAGGGTACATGAAATCGTGAGGGCTCTacttagaaattattttccagaaaataatgAGCAG GTTGTTTGTTACTTCCATGCTGAACAGCCTCTGCATGCTATTGCCTTGGACTCCAGCTCAAATGTTACAGAACATGCCGCTTACCTATTGGATGAGAATGAGATGTTTAGCATCATTGATTCAAATATAAGCGTAGAGGAAACCAAGGAATCCAGTATTGCTGAAACGTGCACTGGCTCAAATTTGTCTTTGAAACTTcaagagaagaaaacaaatgaTCCAGAGATAATTAAG CCTGAAAATACCAAGGCCAAAGATTCCAATGTTGATTCTTTAAGACTTGCAGCTGGCCACCACAATGGGAAGCAAATGTTGGAGAAGAATGATGTAAGAAGTTCTCAGAAGGGGGAGGCCAAAGAACACTCTTCGACTCCTAACAACACGGCTAGTCAAGATTTGTTTTTGAAGCCTGAAAGGAAGAGGAAATATAACCCTGAAATGATTAAG CCAGCAGAcactaaaatgaaaaattcatgtAAAGATGCTTTGCCACTTGTGATTGGCCAATCCAATAAGAAAATTTTGGGTGACTCTGATCTGAAAACCACAAGTGAGGAGATTGAAGAACACAATTCCACTCAAACGGTGCGTGATTTTATTTTGGGCTCATCATCCAAGCTTGAGGGAAATAGAACAGATCATGGTAAAGAGGTCAAG CGTGCAAAAACTATCGGGAAAGGTTCCAGCTCTGATGCTATCAGGAATGCAGCTGGCTGCTCCCCTGGCAAATTTGAGTTGAATGTAGGTGGAAACCTGGAAGTTAGAGAAGACAATTCTAATGCTAtgcacaaaatcaaaatattaaattcatcttcaaatcctGAAAGCAAGGGAGGAAATCTTCCAAAAACAGCTAAG ACTGCAAACGCCATCGGTAAAAGCAGTAGCACTGAGGCACTGAGGCTGGCTACTGGCCtcaatagaaggaaaaaaggcTTCGGTTCTGAATCAGGTGCTTTCAGACAGGCAGAAAGTGCAAAGTCTGATTTACAGCTAAAACTAAGTGAATTTGCTGTGAAAATTGCACGCAGAGAGTGCATCAAAGGGTTAAAGAATGCTCCAACTGACAAGATTGAGTCTCCAGATTCATCTTTGAGGACAGAATGTGAGAGGAAAACTCCACAGGGAGTGACGGTACAAGAAGCTGGTTTTATTAAAACTGGAGATCCATCAACTTCACTTTTAGATTTGAAAGATCAGAGGGGACAAGAAACAACCAAGCTGCAGCTGATGGAGAGGAACTCACTAGAGGGAGATGTTCCCAAGGCAGAAGCTGCTAGTGATGGCAAGAagtcaatttttaatttatctttgaaGCTACCTAAGCAGAaggaaaagaggaagattgGGTCAGATACACCACAGGTCCAAGAACGAGCTTTCCCTGCAATTGGAGTTCTTTCAAATTCTCCTATCGCAAGATTCAAGAGCAAACAAAAATTTGGAGTCAGCACCAGTGATCATTCTTTGAATGTGGAGGCCGCAAAGAGAATAGGTCGGCGAGGCCAGTACAAAGCTAAAGAGAACAGTGTTGCTCCTGTTGACTGCAAAAGTTCAGTTTTAGTGTCTCAGAGGAATGGAAAGAGAACTTCAAGATTGCCAATCACGGTAAAGATCAAAGATTCAACTCATGTTAATATGGACCTCTTAAATTTGCCCGATAATGCAACTGACAATGGAAGTAAGGAAAATCTTCAGATCATCAAACCCTACTCTGATGATTCCCATACTAAGGCTTTGGTTCCACTGCCCTATAAAGTTCAGAACTTGAAGGATTTGACATTAATTGACCTGAGAGCCATtgcaaaggaaaacaaattgaCAAAATATCATAAGCTTCGGAAACATGTGCTGCTTGAACTATTAGCAGACCGACTGGGATGTTGCTGA
- the LOC121265080 gene encoding calcium-transporting ATPase 4, plasma membrane-type-like translates to MERFLKDFDVEPKNPSEEAMMRWRSAVTIVKNRRRRFRNITDLVQRSLAEKKKLKIQEKIRVALYVQKAAMQFIDAGGRAEYKLSEETREAGFSIHPDELASIVRGHDIKGLKIHGGVEGIARKVSVSLNQGVSTVDLPTRQKIYGFNRYTEKPSRSFLMFVWDAFQDLTLIILTVCAVVSIGVGLATEGWPKGMYDGLGIILSVFLVVMVTAISDYKQALQFKDLDREKKKIFIQVTRDGKRKKVSIYDLVVGDIVHLSIGDQVPADGVYILGYSLLIDESSLSGESEPVNIYEEKPFLLSGTKVQDGSGKMLVTAVGMRTEWGKLMETLIEGGEDETPLQVKLNGVATLIGKIGLIVAVLTFVVLIGRYLLEKALNHEFSDWSSSDALTILNYFATAITIIVVAVPEGLPLAVTLSLAFAMKKLMDEKALVRHLSACETMGSASCICTDKTGTLTTNHMVVDKIWISEKSIEVKGNVSEYVLKSDLSGRVLGILLQAIFQNTSSTVDKDESGRNTIFGTPTESALLEFGMLLGGNFDAQRREFKILKVQPFNSDRKKMSVLVALPDGGVRAFCKGASEIVLRMCDKVVDCNGRSVPLPKEQAKNVTDVINGFASEALRILCLAFIDLETTSDESSIPDDGYTLIAVVGIKDPIRPGVKDAVQTCLAAGITVRMVTGDNINTAKAIARECGILTEDGVAIEGPELRSMSPEQMKDTIPRIQVMARSLPLDKHMLVTQLRKMFGEVVAVTGDGTNDAPALREADIGLSMGIAGTEVAKESADVIILDDNFTTIVNVAKWGRSVYINIQKFVQFQLTVNIVALVLNFVSACISGSAPLTAVQLLWVNMIMDTLGALALATEPPNDGLMKRSPVGRNVSFITKAMWRNIIGQSIYQLAVLGVLNFDGKQLLKLSGSDASDTLNTLIFNSFVFCQVFNEINSRDIEKINIFRGMFGSWMFLGVMVCTVTFQVIIVEFLGAFASTVPLSWELWLLSVLLGSVSMPLAVILKCIPAERDITKHHDGYDVLPTGEALA, encoded by the exons ATGGAGAGGTTCCTGAAGGACTTCGATGTGGAGCCCAAGAACCCGTCGGAGGAGGCTATGATGAGATGGAGATCCGCTGTCACTATAGTGAAGAATCGACGTCGTAGGTTCCGCAATATCACGGACCTCGTCCAGCGCTCCTTGGCAGAGAAGAAGAAACTCAAAATTCAG GAAAAGATACGAGTTGCTCTTTATGTCCAAAAAGCAGCAATGCAGTTCATTGATG CTGGTGGTAGAGCTGAATACAAGCTATCAGAAGAAACTAGAGAAGCAGGTTTTAGCATTCACCCAGATGAACTTGCATCAATTGTTCGTGGCCATGATATTAAGGGCTTGAAAATCCATGGTGGAGTTGAGGGGATTGCAAGAAAAGTCTCTGTCTCGCTGAATCAAGGTGTCAGCACAGTGGATTTACCTACCAGGCAAAAAATTTATGGATTCAACCGTTATACAGAGAAACCTTCCAGATCTTTTTTGATGTTTGTATGGGATGCATTTCAGGACTTAACCCTAATAATCCTTACTGTTTGTGCTGTGGTATCTATAGGTGTAGGACTTGCCACTGAAGGATGGCCTAAAGGCATGTATGATGGTTTGGGTATCATTCTTAGTGTATTCTTGGTAGTTATGGTTACTGCTATCAGTGACTACAAGCAGGCCTTGCAATTCAAGGATTTAGatagggagaagaaaaagattttTATCCAGGTAACTAGggatgggaaaagaaaaaaggtttcTATATATGACTTGGTTGTTGGAGATATCGTTCATTTGTCCATTGGTGATCAAGTTCCAGCAGATGGGGTTTATATATTAGGATACAGTTTGTTGATTGATGAATCAAGCTTGTCAGGTGAGAGTGAGCCGGTGAACATATATGAGGAGAAACCTTTTCTTCTTTCAGGAACTAAAGTGCAAGATGGTTCAGGAAAGATGTTAGTAACAGCAGTTGGTATGAGGACTGAATGGGGAAAGTTGATGGAAACTCTGATTGAGGGAGGGGAAGATGAGACTCCACTGCAGGTGAAGCTAAATGGTGTTGCTACACTTATTGGTAAAATTGGCTTGATCGTTGCTGTGCTGACATTTGTGGTATTGATAGGGAGATATCTGCTGGAAAAAGCACTTAACCATGAATTCTCAGATTGGTCTTCAAGTGATGCACTGACGATTCTGAACTACTTTGCCACTGCCATAACCATTATTGTTGTTGCGGTACCTGAAGGATTGCCATTGGCAGTGACTTTGAGCCTTGCTTTTGCAATGAAGAAATTAATGGATGAAAAGGCACTCGTGAGGCATCTCTCTGCATGTGAGACAATGGGTTCCGCTAGCTGCATTTGTACGGATAAGACAGGGACATTGACCACAAACCATATGGTTGTTGATAAAATATGGATATCTGAAAAGTCTATAGAGGTAAAAGGTAATGTGAGTGAATATGTATTAAAATCAGATTTATCTGGGAGAGTTCTAGGCATCCTATTGCAGGCTATATTTCAAAATACTAGCTCCACAGTGGATAAGGATGAAAGTGGAAGGAATACCATTTTTGGAACACCCACAGAATCAGCACTCCTAGAATTTGGCATGCTTTTGGGTGGCAATTTTGACGCCCAGCGCAGAGAGTTTAAGATACTTAAGGTTCAGCCTTTCAATTCAGATAGAAAGAAGATGTCTGTGCTCGTGGCTCTTCCTGATGGAGGGGTACGTGCATTTTGCAAAGGTGCATCTGAAATTGTATTAAGAATGTGTGATAAAGTTGTAGATTGCAATGGACGATCGGTTCCTCTTCCTAAAGAACAGGCAAAGAATGTCACAGATGTTATAAATGGCTTTGCATCTGAAGCTCTGAGAATTCTCTGCTTGGCTTTTATAGATTTAGAAACTACTTCCGACGAGAGCAGCATCCCCGATGATGGTTATACATTGATAGCAGTTGTTGGAATCAAGGATCCTATACGCCCCGGTGTTAAAGATGCAGTTCAAACTTGTTTAGCTGCTGGAATAACTGTCCGCATGGTCACTGGTGACAATATAAATACAGCTAAGGCCATTGCCAGAGAATGTGGTATACTCACAGAAGATGGAGTAGCCATAGAAGGGCCAGAATTACGTAGCATGTCTCCTGAACAGATGAAAGACACCATACCAAGAATTCAG GTAATGGCTCGGTCTTTGCCGTTGGACAAGCACATGTTGGTGACCCAATTGAGGAAGATGTTTGGTGAGGTTGTTGCAGTTACTGGTGATGGGACCAATGATGCTCCTGCTTTGCGTGAGGCAGACATTGGACTTTCTATGGGCATAGCAGGAACAGAG GTCGCAAAAGAAAGTGCCGATGTCATTATATTGGATGACAACTTTACGACTATTGTAAATGTAGCCAAATGGGGACGTTCGGTATATATAAACATCCAAAAATTTGTGCAGTTTCAGTTGACGGTTAATATTGTTGCTCTAGTGCTCAATTTTGTTTCTGCATGCATCTCTG GATCTGCTCCCCTAACAGCTGTGCAGTTGCTTTGGGTCAACATGATTATGGACACTCTTGGTGCACTAGCACTGGCTACAGAACCTCCAAATGATGGACTTATGAAAAGGTCCCCAGTTGGGAGGAATGTGAGCTTCATCACTAAGGCTATGTGGAGAAATATCATTGGTCAAAGTATATATCAACTTGCTGTTCTAGGAGTTCTTAATTTTGATGGAAAGCAACTACTAAAACTTAGTGGTTCTGATGCAAGTGATACTCTCAACACTTTGATATTCAACTCCTTTGTCTTTTGCCAG GTGTTCAATGAGATAAACAGCCGGGatatagagaaaataaacaTATTCCGTGGAATGTTTGGGAGCTGGATGTTCCTAGGAGTCATGGTGTGTACAGTGACCTTCCAAGTAATTATAGTTGAGTTTCTGGGCGCGTTTGCTAGCACCGTGCCACTGAGCTGGGAACTTTGGTTACTCAGCGTCTTACTTGGATCAGTGAGCATGCCACTTGCTGTTATCCTAAAATGCATCCCTGCTGAAAGAGATATAACTAAGCATCATGATGGTTATGATGTGCTCCCAACTGGTGAAGCCCTGGCTTGA
- the LOC121265104 gene encoding glycerol-3-phosphate dehydrogenase [NAD(+)] GPDHC1, cytosolic-like encodes MVGSIEGMGHTLYSNGAIQKFNGLEKKLDELRSLLGKADSDPLRIVGVGAGAWGSVFAALLQDNYGQYREKVQIRIWRRPGRAVDRATAERLFEVINSREDVLRRLIRRCAYLKYVEARLGDRTLFADEILKDGFCLNMIDTPLSPLKVVTNLQEAVWDADIVVNGLPSTETREVFEEISHYWKERITVPIIISLAKGIEAALDPVPHIITPTQMINRATGVPMENILYVGGPNIASEIYNKEHANARICGAEKWRKPLAKFLRQPHFIVWDNSDLVTHEVMGGLKNVYAIGAGMVAALTNESATSKSVYFAHCTSEMIFITHLLAEEPEKLAGPLLADTYVTLLKGRNAWYGQMLAKGELSLDMGDSISGKGMIQGVSAVEAFYKLLSQSSLNVLHPEEKKPVAPVELCPILKTLYKILISREQSSSQAILKALRDENLNDPRERIEIAQTHAFFKPSLLGQPRIDLRSICLTNT; translated from the exons ATGGTGGGAAGCATTGAGGGAATGGGTCATACTTTATACTCGAACGGGGCTATTCAGAAGTTTAATGGTTTGGAAAAGAAGCTTGATGAGCTTCGCAGTCTTCTTGGCAAGGCAGATAGTGATCCACTGAGGATTGTTGGTGTTGGGGCAGGTGCTTGGGGAAGTGTTTTTGCAGCTTTGCTTCAAGATAATTATGGTCAATATAGAGAGAAGGTCCAAATCaggatatggagaaggcctgGAAGAGCTGTCGATAGAGCCACAGCTGAACGTCTTTTTGAAGTGATCAATTCGAGGGAGGATGTGCTGAGGAGGTTGATTCGGCGCTGTGCTTATTTGAAGTATGTGGAGGCAAGATTAGGAGATCGGACTCTATTTGCAGATGAGATTTTGAAAGATGGCTTTTGCTTGAACATGATTGATACACCACTTAGTCCTTTGAAGGTTGTGACTAATTTGCAGGAGGCTGTTTGGGATGCGGATATTGTGGTTAATGGCTTGCCTTCCACAGAAACTCGTGAGGTGTTCGAAGAGATTAGTCATTATTGGAAGGAGAGAATCACAGTTCCTATCATCATCTCTTTGGCAAAAGGTATTGAGGCTGCACTGGATCCTGTTCCCCACATAATAACTCCCACGCAAATGATTAACCGTGCAA CTGGAGTACCTATGGAGAACATCCTTTATGTTGGTGGACCAAATATTGCATCTGAAATTTACAACAAGGAACATGCTAATGCTCGAATTTGTGGAGCTGAGAAGTGGAGGAAACCTCTTGCAAAATTTTTGAGGCAGCCTCATTTTATTGTCTGGGACAACAGTGACCTTGTCACACATGAAGTCATGGGTGGTTTGAAGAATGTCTATGCCATTGGAGCTG GAATGGTGGCGGCACTTACCAATGAAAGTGCTACCAGTAAATCAGTATATTTTGCACATTGTACATCAGAGATGATATTTATTACTCATTTGTTGGCTGAAGAACCTGAGAAGCTTGCTGGACCTTTGCTGGCTGACACTTATGTAACCTTGCTAAAAGGCCGTAATGCATGGTATGGCCAAATGTTAGCCAAGGGTGAGCTAAGCCTGGATATGGGCGATAGCATCAGTGGAAAAGGAATGATTCAG GGTGTCTCTGCTGTGGAGGCTTTTTATAAACTTCTGAGTCAGTCTAGCCTAAACGTGCTGCATCCTGAAGAAAAGAAGCCAGTGGCTCCCGTAGAGCTTTGCCCCATCTTAAAGACACTCTATAAAATACTGATCTCGAG GGAACAGTCATCATCACAGGCTATTTTGAAAGCGCTGAGAGACGAAAACCTGAATGATCCCCGGGAACGCATTGAGATTGCACAAACCCATGCTTTCTTCAAGCCTTCACTTCTGGGACAACCTCGAATCGATCTAAGAAGCATTTGTTTAACGAACACATGA